The Longimicrobium sp. nucleotide sequence CCGGACGCGCGCTGTCTCTGTTCCTCCGGTCTTTTCCTCCGTTCCTCTGTACCTCCAGTCCTTTTGCGGACCCGGAAACTACGCCGCGCCCACGGCCTCGCCGCGGCCGGCGGCGTGGGCCTGGCAGAGGGCGTGGACCTCCGCGTCCGTGAAGGTGTGGTCGCAGGTCTTGGCGGCCTCGAACACCGCACCGCACAGCGCCTCGTCCGTCGCGTCGTAGCCGTGGGCGCGCAGCCAGTAGCGCACGTTGCTGATGCCGCTCATCGGTGAGATCTCGATCACCTGGCGCAGGCCGAACCAGCCCGCGGGGACACCGGAGTAGATGCGGTCCGCCAGCCACGCGTCGCCCTTGCTCTCGGCCTTGATGATGGCGGCCGCGTGCACCCCCGTGCCGGTGCGAAAGGCGTCCTCGCCGAACACGGGCCAGTTGTACGCCAGCGGCACGTGGCACGCCCGCGACGCCAGCTCCACGTACTCGTTCAGCCGCGACAGGTCCCAGTCGTGCAGCCCCAGCAGCTTGAGGTTCACGAGCAGCAGGTCCATCTCGGCGTTGCCGCAGCGCTCGCCGATTCCCAGCGCGGTGCCGTGGATGCGGTGCGCCCCCTCTTCGATGGCCGCCAGGCAGTTGGGGATGGCCAGGCCGCGGTCGCGGTGGCCGTGCCAGTCCACCTTCACGTCCTCGCCCGACGGCTTTACCACCTCGTCGAAGACGAAGCGGATGAGCTGGCGGACGCCGTGGGGCGTGGCGTGGCCCACCGTGTCGCAGACGCAGATGCGCCGCGCGCCGCACTCGATCGCCGTCCGGTAGAGCGCCTTTACCACCTCGGGCGCCGCGCGGGTGGTGTCTTCGGTGACGTACATCACCGGAAGCCCGTTTTCCACGGCGAAGGTGACGGCGTCCTCGGTGGCGCGCAGCATCCGGTCGAGCGTCCAGTCCTCCGCGTACTGGCGGATCGGCGACGAGCCGATGAAGGTGGCCGCCTCGATGGCGATCCCCACCTTCTGCGACACGTCGATGATGGGCTGCACGTCGGCGCGCACGGTGCGTGCGGCGCAGTTGGGCTGGATGGCCAGCTTGGAATCCACCACCTCGCGCGCCAGCGCCTCCACGTCGCGCAGGGCGCGGGGGCCGGCGCCGGGAAGGCCGATGTCGGCGCTGGCGATCCGCAGCTGGTCCATCAGGTGCAGCAGGCGGATCTTGTCCTCGATGTCCGGATCGTGGACAGAGGGTGACTGCAGCCCGTCGCGCAGCGTCTCGTCGTTCAGCTGCACGCCGCGGCGGGTGGAGTAGTCGAACGACCCCGCAAGGGTGTTCCAGTCGTAGATCAGCTCGCTGTACTGCATCTTCTGCGGTCCTCGCGCCGGGTCTTTTGAAAACGTTCTGATGCGTCGCGGCGGAAGCGGCAACGCCGTCCGTGCGGATTGGGTCAAGACACTGAACCTACCCACTGCCCCGGCGCCCGAAAAGTACCGGAGTCCACACCGCGCGTTTGACACGGGTGCCCCCGTGGCGGCACAATCCGCGCCTTGGCGTGCGCACCCCTTTCCCGAGGACGGCGACCCTGCCCGACGTTACGGCCCTTTCAGCGCTGCGCCCGCTGCGGCAGCGCGTGCACCAGACGGACGACGACACCCTGGCCGAGCAGCTGGCCCTGGTGCGCATCCCCGCGCCCTCGTTCGCCGAGCAGGCGCGGGGCGACTACGTGCTGGCGCGCTTTCAGCAGATGGGGCTGGCCGCCGTGCGCCGCGACGCGGTGGGAAACGTGCTGGGCGAGTGGCGTCCGGCGGGGGCGGCGGAGCAGCCGGTGGTGGTCGCCGCGCACCTGGACACGGTGTTCGCCGCCGACACCGACGTGGAGCCGCGGCGCAAGGGCAAGCGCTTTCACGCCCCGGGGATCACCGACAACTGCCGCGGGCTGGCGGGAATGCTGGCCGTGGCGCGCGTGCTGGCGGGCTCCGGCGTCCGCGCGCCGCACCCCGTGCTCTTTGCCGCGACGGTGGGCGAGGAGGGGATCGGCGACCTGCGCGGGGTCAAGCACCTGTTCCGCGAGGGCTCGCCCCTGCGCGGGGCGGCGGCGTTCATCGCGCTGGCCGGCAGCGGGCTGCGGCGCATCGTGCACCGGGCCATCGGCTCGCGGCGGCTGCGCGTGGAGGTCAGCGGCCCCGGCGGCCACTCCTGGGCCGACCGCGGCGCGCCCAACCCGATCGTCGCCCTGGGCTCGGCCGTCGCCGAGGTGGCCACCCTGGCCCTTCCCCACCCCGCGCGCTCCTCGCTCACCGTGGCGCGCATCGGCGGCGGCAGCAGCATCAACTCCATCCCCGAGGGGGCGTGGATGGAGCTCGACATGCGCAGCGAGGTGGCCGGCGCCCTGGCCGAGATGGAGGCCGGCGTACGCGGCGTGCTGGCCCGCGTGGTCGACGAGGAGAACGCCGGCCGCCGTGCCGGCACCGAGCCGCTGGGCGCCCGGGTGGCGGTGATCGGCGACCGCCCCTCGGGCGAGACCCCGCCGAAGTCGCCGCTGGTGGCCGCCGCCTCGGCCGTCACCTTCGCGCTGGGCGCGCGCCCCGAGCTGGTGGGCTCGTCGACCGACGCCAACGTCCCCATGGCGCTCGGCATCCCCTCGATCGCCATCGGCGTGGGCGGCGACTCGGGCGGCATCCACACCGCCGACGAGTGGTACTCCAACGACAACGGCGCCCTCGGCGTCGAGCGCGCCCTGCTCATCATCCTCTCCGCGGCGGGCCTGGCCGCCTGATCCGCACCCACCCGTACAAATCCACTGCATCCATGCTCGGAGCCAGGAACAGGGTCGGACTGGACGGAACGCAGATCCAAAGGTGTCTTGAGATTTGGGAAGTGCTCTGCGGAGAGCGGCCGAGGGCACTTGACATTACAGAGGCGATGCGGCATGGATCACGCACGCGGTTCGATCAGGCCCGCGGGCTCGTGGTCCTCGGCGCCGACGCCTATCCTGGCGCGGGGAGAACGGCGAACTCGCGGATGTCGCCGCTGGCCTGCCTTGCCCATGAGTTGGCGCACGTCGAACGGCACGAGCTCGGCTACGACCGGCCGTTCGACCCGCCGGACAGTTACCTCGATGAGGCCGAAACCAGCCTGCGGGCGTCGTTCGTCCCTGTCCTCAGTCCTCGCGACCGCGAAGACCTGGTTGAAGACGCGCGAGACCGCCTGACCGACTGGCTCGCCACACGAATGCAGGATGCAATATGAAGATCGAACCGAGTGGCGTGATTCTAACGGGAGTCTGTGAGATCCAGACCGCGGTGTGCAAGGCGCTGACACCGGCGCCCATCACCGCGGTTTGGGCCCACCCGGGACGCCTGCAGATCAATGTGTGCAGCTCGTGCCTGGATGAAAAAGTTCGCCAGGGCGACTGGGAAATCCCGGGCGCCAGGATCCGGACGCGCTCCGATGTGGCGGTATACGATCAGGTGGGCACCCTCCAACTGGTCGTCGAAGTGAAATCTGCACGGGGCATCGATCAGCATGGGGCTGCACAGGTCTACAGGAATCTGCTCGCCCATTCCGGAATACCCGGGGGAGGCTTTTTCCTGCTGGTCGGTTATCCCAGCGACTTCTATCTGTGGGTGAACCGGCCTTCGTCCCATCGGCACGGGAACCCCGACTACGAGTTCCGTGGCGAGGAGCTTCTGCGGCCGTACATGGAGTCGGGTGGAGAGCCCGGTGAGAACGGCGCAGGGCATGGATACGAGCGAACCGTGGCACAGTGGCTGGATGATCTCGTACAGCAGGAATCCCTGCCACCCGGGCCTGCCTTCGACTGGTTGATCCAGTCCGGACTGTTCGAGGCGATCAGAGGCGGCACCGTATTGCGCCAGGCGCCGGTACCGGTCTGACCGCGAATCAGCCAGGACAGCGGGAGATGCGCTTTCCCCTCGTCCGTTCGACACGGGCGAGGGGATCGTGTTTCGCACCAGTCCGTGCCCCTCGAGGTGTCCGGGGGGGCGAATCGTTCCTACCAGCCACGCCGCGGCTCGTCCCGCCCGCGGACTGGTCGTACCGTCCTCCGCCCCCCACATCTGATCCGGCGCCAGCTTTCCTCCCGCACGGCCCGCCGACGGGCGCGTGCGAATCCGGCCACCCACGGAGGAACCGATGACGAAGCTGAAGCTGGACCTCGAAGAGCTCGAGGTGGAGTCTTTCCCCACGGAGCGCGGCGAGGAGGAGCCGGGGACGGTGCACGGCTACTGGGAGACCGACGGCGGCGCCACCTGCTGGTACACCTGCCAGGGCGCCACCTGCGAGGGCGGCAACACCTGCTGGGACAGCTGCGACGCCGGGTGCGGCACGTACTACTGCACACCGTACAGCTGCGGCCTCACCTGCTACGACCCGTTCCGCGGCTCGGACCGCTACTAGCATCCGATCCTGACGGGCAGCCGTGGTAAGAACGAGGCCCCGCGCCGGACGCCGGCGCGGGGCCTTTCCTCGGTGCCGGTCCGGCGCCCGGCGCTTACGCGTGCAGCACCACCGAGTGGTCGCCCAGGTCCACCTGCCCGGTGACGCCGCGCACCTTCACGTGGCTGCCGATGAGCGAGTCGCGCACGTCCACGTCCTCCACCTCGCTCTTCTCGCCCACGATGGTGTCGCGCAGGCGGCTGCGGCGGACCGTGGTCCCGGGGCCGATGGTCACGTTGGGCCCGATCTCCACGTCTTCCAGCGTCACGCCGTCGGCCACGTGCACGGGCCCGTGCACGGTCACGTTCGTCCCGTTGGCGGGCGGCCGGGCGCGCGAGGTGGTGAGCACGTGCAGGTTGGTCTCCAGGAGCGTCTCGGGCTTGCCGGCGTCGTACCAGCCGTGCACCGGCTCCACCCTGAGCCTGGCGCCGTTGTCCACCATGTACTGGAAGGCGTCGGTGAGGAAGTACTCGCCCCCCGGCCCCGGCGGCTGCTCCATCACGTGGTGGATCGCCTGGAAGAGCAGCTTCCAGTCGCGGATGTAGTAGAGGCCGATGTTGGCCAGCTTCGAGATCGGCTCCTTCGGCTTCTCGATGATCTTCCGCATGAAGCCGTGCTCGTCGGTCACGATCACGCCGAAGCGCTGGTAGTCCTCCACCTCCTTGGCCCAGATCACCCCCGCCACGTCGTCGGGCAGGCGCTTGACGATGGAGAGGTCGGCGTCGAAGAGCGTGTCGACGAAGATGATCAGCAGGTCTTCCCGGACGTACGGCTCGGCCAGGCGGATGGCGTCGGCGGTGCCGTTCTGCTCCTTCTGCTCCACGTAGACGGCGTGGAAGTCGGGGTACTCCTCCGCCATGTACTCCTGCACCTTCTCCTTCAGGTGCCCGGTGACGAGCACGGCCTCGTGCACGCCCAGCTCGCGCAGGTCGTCGAGGATGTAGGCCATCACCGGCTTGTCGGCCACCTTGAGGAGCGGCTTGGGGGTCACGTGCGTGTGCGGGCGAAGGCGCGTGCCCTTGCCCGCCACCGGCATCACTACTTTCACGGGCGTCTCCGTGCGTGGATTCGTCGTCGGAGTGGGGAGAAACGGATTGTTCCGCCGACCGGGCACGATCCGTACCGGCGGCGGGCGCAAGATACCCGGCGCGAGCGGACAGCGTCAAACGCGGCGGGAGCCACCGACGGGGAGTCGGTCGTCCGCGCCAGGCTTCGAGATACCGAGGAACGCGATGCGCGAGGAGCTGGGGGAGAGCGGCCGAAGCGCAGGCAAGGCGCACGGCGCGCCCTCGCTCGCGCTCTGGCCGACTTCCTGAGGGCGGAAGAGAGAGAAGGTGCCCGGCTGGCTGCAAAGAGGAGTCGAGAGCGGACCAGCGCAAACGGCGGCGCTCAGGAGGCGCCGCCGTCCTGTTTGCGAGCGTCGAACCACCGCCACGTCACCACGAAGAGCACTATCGGAATGAGCCAGAGTACCGCGTACCCCAGTGTATTGGGGACGAAATGCGGGCGTAGAATCGAGCGGATCAACAACCACTCCCCAAAGACCGCCACGACCCACAACAGGGCGAGCTGGCCGGGGTGCCAGTCACGGACGTCCATGATCCACCTTCCAGCGCCGCTTTCGCTTTGGCCTGTCGGGTACCCCGCCGGCGGGCGGGGGGACTGCAGGGCCCGCCGTACGGCTTCCTCGAACGGGAGATCGATCGTGAGCCGTTCCGGCTCTGCGCCCGGGCTCTTTTTCTCCCGCGGCTTCTCCTCCATCGCAATCCCTCTTTCCTGGCGCGTCCGCTACCCTGACGTATATTCGC carries:
- a CDS encoding LeuA family protein encodes the protein MQYSELIYDWNTLAGSFDYSTRRGVQLNDETLRDGLQSPSVHDPDIEDKIRLLHLMDQLRIASADIGLPGAGPRALRDVEALAREVVDSKLAIQPNCAARTVRADVQPIIDVSQKVGIAIEAATFIGSSPIRQYAEDWTLDRMLRATEDAVTFAVENGLPVMYVTEDTTRAAPEVVKALYRTAIECGARRICVCDTVGHATPHGVRQLIRFVFDEVVKPSGEDVKVDWHGHRDRGLAIPNCLAAIEEGAHRIHGTALGIGERCGNAEMDLLLVNLKLLGLHDWDLSRLNEYVELASRACHVPLAYNWPVFGEDAFRTGTGVHAAAIIKAESKGDAWLADRIYSGVPAGWFGLRQVIEISPMSGISNVRYWLRAHGYDATDEALCGAVFEAAKTCDHTFTDAEVHALCQAHAAGRGEAVGAA
- a CDS encoding pinensin family lanthipeptide, yielding MTKLKLDLEELEVESFPTERGEEEPGTVHGYWETDGGATCWYTCQGATCEGGNTCWDSCDAGCGTYYCTPYSCGLTCYDPFRGSDRY
- a CDS encoding sugar phosphate nucleotidyltransferase, with amino-acid sequence MKVVMPVAGKGTRLRPHTHVTPKPLLKVADKPVMAYILDDLRELGVHEAVLVTGHLKEKVQEYMAEEYPDFHAVYVEQKEQNGTADAIRLAEPYVREDLLIIFVDTLFDADLSIVKRLPDDVAGVIWAKEVEDYQRFGVIVTDEHGFMRKIIEKPKEPISKLANIGLYYIRDWKLLFQAIHHVMEQPPGPGGEYFLTDAFQYMVDNGARLRVEPVHGWYDAGKPETLLETNLHVLTTSRARPPANGTNVTVHGPVHVADGVTLEDVEIGPNVTIGPGTTVRRSRLRDTIVGEKSEVEDVDVRDSLIGSHVKVRGVTGQVDLGDHSVVLHA
- a CDS encoding M20/M25/M40 family metallo-hydrolase — translated: MHQTDDDTLAEQLALVRIPAPSFAEQARGDYVLARFQQMGLAAVRRDAVGNVLGEWRPAGAAEQPVVVAAHLDTVFAADTDVEPRRKGKRFHAPGITDNCRGLAGMLAVARVLAGSGVRAPHPVLFAATVGEEGIGDLRGVKHLFREGSPLRGAAAFIALAGSGLRRIVHRAIGSRRLRVEVSGPGGHSWADRGAPNPIVALGSAVAEVATLALPHPARSSLTVARIGGGSSINSIPEGAWMELDMRSEVAGALAEMEAGVRGVLARVVDEENAGRRAGTEPLGARVAVIGDRPSGETPPKSPLVAAASAVTFALGARPELVGSSTDANVPMALGIPSIAIGVGGDSGGIHTADEWYSNDNGALGVERALLIILSAAGLAA